From Debaryomyces hansenii CBS767 chromosome C complete sequence, a single genomic window includes:
- a CDS encoding DEHA2C03850p (similar to uniprot|P40074 Saccharomyces cerevisiae YER119c Vacuolar transporter), producing the protein MGTASIKSGTINLLNTIVGAGILAMPFGLKSNGLLFGCLLIVWSSLTSSFGLYLQNKVAKYTQQQEAVSYFSLAQLTYPQLSIIFDSAIAIKCFGVGVSYLVVIGDLMPKIMESLHVSPDSVLMARNLWISVFMVCIVIPFSYLKKLDSLKYTSIVALFSVVYLICLVISHFVARDIPVESIQVDWVGPVSVKSTLASFPIFVFAYTCHQNMFAIINELKPNEKQGSQTRQSNVIIRNAISTACISYLIVGVSGYLTFGNSVGGNIISMYPKDSISSLIGRLCIVIMVSLSYPLQCHPCRGSINHVIFFIKNGFKAHSKAKRSANAPEYTSLASDAESQTDSQLETLADETFISTTPVEGAQDSDGHYPIVVKLSTKMFYIITTAILVLSYLVAITVTSLEHVLAFVGSTGSTSISFILPGLFGYLLIKPINGATELDRVERICKFGGLALAIWGVTVMIVCLSATIFLGATE; encoded by the coding sequence ATGGGTACAGCGAGTATTAAGTCTGGTACCATTAACTTGCTTAACACAATCGTGGGAGCAGGTATTCTTGCCATGCCATTTGGGTTGAAGAGTAATGGGTTATTGTTTGGGTGTCTCTTGATTGTTTGGTCGTCGCTTACGTCTTCGTTTGGGTTGTATTTGCAGAATAAGGTGGCCAAGTATACGCAGCAGCAAGAAGCGGTTTCATATTTCAGTTTGGCACAATTAACGTATCCGCAATTGTCGATAATCTTTGATAGCGCAATCGCGATTAAATGCTTTGGGGTCGGGGTTAGTTATTTGGTGGTTATCGGTGATTTGATGCCGAAAATCATGGAGAGTTTGCACGTTAGCCCTGACAGTGTGTTGATGGCCAGAAACTTGTGGATCAGTGTGTTTATGGTCTGCATCGTTATTCCGTTCTCGtacttgaagaaattggattCGTTAAAATACACGTCGATCGTGGCCTTGTTTTCGGTGGTGTATTTGATATGTCTTGTTATATCACATTTTGTGGCTAGAGACATTCCAGTGGAGAGCATTCAGGTGGATTGGGTGGGCCCAGTGTCTGTGAAGTCTACGTTAGCATCGTTCCCTATATTTGTGTTCGCATATACGTGCCACCAAAACATGTTTGCcattatcaatgaattaaagCCCAACGAGAAACAGGGGTCACAAACAAGACAATCGAATGTAATTATTAGAAACGCTATTTCCACAGCATGCATTTCGTATTTGATTGTTGGGGTTTCTGGTTACTTGACCTTCGGTAATTCTGTGGGGGGTAACATTATCAGCATGTACCCTAAGGATTCGATCCTGTCGTTAATCGGAAGATTGTGCATTGTTATTATGGTCAGTTTATCATATCCTTTGCAGTGCCATCCATGTAGAGGATCGATTAACCatgtaattttttttatcaaGAATGGGTTTAAGGCACACCTGAAAGCAAAGCGTTCAGCAAATGCTCCAGAGTATACATCTTTAGCATCGGATGCGGAATCTCAGACTGATTCCCAGCTTGAAACGCTTGCTGACGAAACTTTTATTTCCACCACCCCAGTCGAAGGTGCACAAGATTCAGATGGTCACTATCCAATCGTTGTTAAATTATCAACGAAAATGTTCTACATAATCACCACGGCGATTCTCGTCTTATCATACCTTGTGGCAATCACCGTTACTTCATTAGAGCATGTGTTAGCGTTTGTTGGATCGACAGGATCAACTTCgatttcatttatattaccAGGATTATTTGGATACTTGTTAATTAAGCCAATCAATGGAGCCACCGAATTGGATAGAGTTGAGCGTATCTGCAAATTCGGAGGATTAGCATTAGCCATCTGGGGTGTAACAGTCATGATTGTATGCTTAAGTGCAACAATATTTTTAGGTGCCACAGAATAG
- a CDS encoding DEHA2C03872p (some similarities with uniprot|P40075 Saccharomyces cerevisiae YER120w SCS2 Protein likely to be involved in regulating INO1 expression), translated as MEVSPSALEFKGSFTKPTSEYLSLTNTSDTPLAFKVKTTAPKLYCVRPNASIIEPGNSIKISIILQGFSQPLPEDYKCKDKFLLVSLPCPDLDDASKLSDYWPNLEAQYKQQLVQKKLRVNYVIGEDVEDDAAGDHGVDSQREFQPQQHGDSGFGAGAAGSDVGGSDFGAAGAAGAGALGGGAIGAGAAYAGSRGDNFGGDAPEDVAANVNRSVTDSFAPNASSNGYTSGANYNDSSAAAGIAAASRVDKSQPPSDVQRDLEDSNAQINNMSEKFDSNEKRAQGSSGYTSQAQSQATEEPSSGISLPLAVLLMLIAFLIGVLVF; from the exons ATGGAAGTTTCACCTAGTGCTTTAGAATTTAAGG GTAGTTTTACCAAACCTACTTCggaatatttatcattgaCTAATACTTCTGATACGCCGTTAGCGTTTAAGGTCAAGACGACGGCTCCAAAGTTATACTGTGTCAGACCAAATGCCAGTATTATTGAGCCAGGTAATAGCATCAAGATTTCGATTATTTTGCAGGGGTTTTCCCAGCCATTGCCGGAAGATTACAAGTGTAAGGATAAGTTTTTGTTAGTTTCGTTGCCATGTCCAGATCTCGACGACGCTTCCAAATTGAGCGACTACTGGCCTAACTTAGAGGCTCAGTACAAGCAACAGTTGGTccaaaagaaattgagaGTGAATTATGTTATTGGCGAAGACGTGGAAGACGACGCAGCTGGTGACCACGGTGTTGACTCGCAACGTGAATTCCAACCCCAACAACATGGCGACAGTGGATTTGGAGCCGGTGCTGCTGGATCTGATGTAGGTGGATCCGATTTTGGTGCTGCTGGTGCTGCTGGTGCCGGTGCCCTCGGTGGTGGTGCTATTGGTGCCGGTGCTGCTTACGCCGGCTCCCGTGGCGACAACTTCGGTGGTGATGCCCCAGAAGATGTTGCTGCTAACGTGAACAGATCCGTAACCGACTCGTTTGCACCAAATGCTTCCTCCAACGGCTACACCTCTGGTGCTAACTACAACGACTCTTCTGCGGCTGCTGGCATCGCCGCCGCCTCTAGAGTCGATAAATCCCAACCCCCATCCGATGTCCAAAGAGACTTAGAAGACTCCAACGCTCAAATCAACAACATGTCCGAAAAATTCGACTCCAACGAAAAGAGAGCCCAAGGTTCCTCCGGTTACACCTCCCAAGCCCAATCCCAAGCCACCGAAGAACCTTCCAGCGGTATTTCTTTGCCTTTGGCCGTGCTCTTGATGTTGATCGCTTTCCTTATCGGTGTTTTGGTTTTCTAA
- a CDS encoding DEHA2C03894p (similar to uniprot|P38174 Saccharomyces cerevisiae YBL091c MAP2 methionine aminopeptidase), giving the protein MSTNSSNPNEVMEKVQDLKIDDSKPKVDSEEQPEAESDGESATDGAQKKKKKKKSKKKKKITAIDNSYPDGVFPEGEWQEYPLDVNSYRTTSEEKRYLDRQQNNHWQDFRKGAEIHRRVRHKAQSSIRPGMNMTEIADLIENSVRSYANNDHTLKAGIGFPTGLSLNHVAAHYTPNAGDKTVLNYEDVMKVDIGVHVNGHIVDSAFTLTFDDKYDSLLKAVKEATNTGVKEAGIDVRLNDIGEAIQEVMESYEMELNGKTYPIKCIRNLNGHNIGDYLIHSGKTVPIVPNGDMTKMEEGETFAIETFGSTGNGYVLPQGECSHYAKNPGTDDIVVPGDKAKSLLNVINENFGTLPWCRRYLDRLGQDKYLLALNQLVRAGIVQDYPPIVDIKGSYTAQFEHTILLHPHKKEVVSRGDDY; this is encoded by the coding sequence ATGTCTACTAATTCATCGAACCCTAATGAGGTTATGGAGAAAGTCCAAGACTTGAAAATAGATGATTCAAAACCAAAGGTAGATTCCGAGGAACAACCGGAAGCTGAAAGTGATGGTGAAAGTGCTACCGATGGTGcacagaagaagaagaagaagaagaagagtaagaagaagaagaagatcacAGCCATTGATAACCTGTATCCCGATGGAGTTTTTCCGGAAGGAGAATGGCAAGAATATCCTTTAGACGTGAACAGTTATCGTACTACTTCCGAAGAAAAGAGGTATTTAGATAGGCAGCAAAATAACCATTGGCAAGACTTCCGTAAAGGTGCTGAGATACATAGAAGGGTCCGTCACAAGGCCCAATCGAGTATTAGACCGGGAATGAATATGACTGAGATTGCAGATCTTATTGAGAATTCTGTCAGAAGCTATGCGAACAACGACCACACGTTAAAGGCCGGTATTGGGTTCCCAACCGGGTTATCGTTGAACCATGTTGCGGCCCATTACACCCCGAATGCTGGGGACAAGACTGTGTTGAACTACGAAGATGTCATGAAAGTCGATATTGGGGTTCATGTCAATGGTCATATTGTAGATTCGGCCTTCACATTAACGTTTGACGATAAGTACGACAGCTTATTGAAGGCGGTCAAGGAGGCCACAAACACCGGGGTCAAAGAAGCCGGAATTGATGTCAGGTTGAACGATATCGGAGAAGCCATCCAAGAAGTTATGGAATCATACGAAATGGAATTGAACGGTAAGACTTATCCGATCAAGTGCATCCGTAACTTAAACGGCCACAACATCGGTGACTACTTGATCCATTCGGGTAAGACTGTTCCTATCGTCCCTAATGGTGACATGACCAAGATGGAAGAAGGTGAAACTTTTGCTATCGAAACTTTTGGATCCACCGGGAACGGTTACGTCTTGCCACAAGGAGAATGCTCCCATTACGCCAAAAACCCGGGCACCGACGACATCGTGGTCCCTGGTGATAAGGCTAAGTCATTATTGAACGTTATCAACGAAAACTTCGGCACTTTGCCGTGGTGTCGTAGATATTTGGACAGATTGGGCCAAGACAAATACTTGTTGGCTTTGAACCAGTTGGTCCGCGCCGGCATTGTCCAAGATTACCCTCCCATCGTCGATATCAAGGGCAGTTACACCGCCCAGTTTGAACACACCATCTTATTGCACCCTCACAAAAAGGAAGTTGTTTCTCGTGGTGATGACTACTAA
- a CDS encoding DEHA2C03916p (no similarity), whose translation MNEFLIMNSSISIGSLLLQHPLYQATEKCIDREITDTYKYLDFYSTWNSSILDYETIIRELFKVDENELKAFISRRKYRLKYNRLVCSQEILMENNSAKKFLRFILALPMLEYEIQKTRQSTSSGSPSCNMFDKSLSKFKYNGDCFSKIGDDEILNTINTIITSSTIENLVDGLQGFAFHDYKLLSQRNDRELTYRSEFKDYLVEPICTLLDITFTLDAEVKYVIGSPGNVKYHVWSDILIVRGFDVFCAIEVKNFPILSNYDSESTGITADILSQNKIPDFMRQLIVQMVYYKTNMGVLTDAYDAILVEIDLDYFDKYRQKFVPSKGDKVIPLRYRVLNCLSSAPTLREGLMHFFFKAIVDDDALKLKQERMLVFKKYLRNTPKEYEEELSSVGYSSDPTESSFGSRPSTRETNISEPLASVVEEEIGEEQQVDLDETEDVYMQKGDVYSSQIVKFDSYYVKKYLLCPMDDKQKLVAKIYDPIMANRVHDKYISSREEVMEQCLENYNSERSFCEVLANDPEFNSCYVPHRRGYLKVTVDKYYLAQGRFNLFKFIDTVPMPRDNETYMKAKKQLEIIHRNGIVHGDIRDANILYTKNGKIFIIDFANSVLENESTDYMNKKTDLSELEFIFRNNKGGFE comes from the coding sequence atgaatgaatttttaatcatgaattcttcaattagTATTGGTTCTCTCTTATTGCAACACCCCTTATATCAAGCAACAGAAAAATGCATTGATAGAGAAATTACTGACACTTATAAGTATCTAGATTTCTACTCCACATGGAATCTGTCCATATTAGATTATGAAACAATCATCCGggaattattcaaagttgatgaaaatgaactAAAAGCATTCATTCTGAGGAGAAAATATAGGTTGAAATACAATAGGTTGGTTTGTTCTCAAGAAATCTTGATGGAAAATAACTCTGCAAAGAAATTTTTACGCTTCATTCTAGCGCTTCCCATGCTTGAATATGAAATCCAAAAAACCCGTCAGTCTACTAGCAGTGGTTCCCCATCATGCAATATGTTTGACAAGAGTCTttctaaattcaaatataatggTGATTGTTTTTCCAAAATTGGTGACGACGAGATATTGAATACAATTAATACTATAATAACATCGTCAACTATCGAGAATCTAGTTGACGGCCTTCAGGGTTTTGCGTTTCACGATTATAAGTTGCTTAGTCAAAGAAACGACAGAGAACTTACCTACAGACTGGAATTTAAGGATTATTTAGTGGAACCAATATGCACGTTATTGGATATAACATTTACATTGGATGCAGAAGTCAAATATGTTATTGGTTCTCCAGGTAATGTAAAATATCATGTTTGGTCTGATATATTGATTGTAAGGGGCTTTGATGTCTTTTGTGCAATAGAGGTTAAGAATTTCCCTATACTATCGAATTACGACAGCGAAAGTACTGGAATAACAGCAGATATTTTGAgccaaaataaaattccTGACTTTATGAGGCAACTAATTGTTCAGATGGTATATTATAAGACAAATATGGGAGTTCTCACAGATGCATATGATGCTATTTTAGTGGAGATAGatcttgattattttgataagtaTAGGCAAAAATTTGTGCCTTCTAAAGGAGACAAAGTTATACCACTCAGGTACAGAGTGTTAAATTGTCTATCTTCTGCACCTACGTTACGAGAAGGACTAATGCACTTTTTCTTCAAGGCTATTGTTGATGACGATGCTTTAAAACTTAAGCAGGAAAGAATGCTAGtttttaaaaaatatttgcGTAATACGCCtaaagaatatgaagaGGAACTCCTGTCCGTGGGGTATAGTAGTGACCCAACTGAAAGCTCATTCGGCAGTCGCCCGAGCACAAGagaaacaaatatatctgAACCTTTGGCTTCTGTCgtagaagaagaaataggAGAAGAACAACAAGTAGATCTTGATGAGACCGAGGATGTATACATGCAAAAAGGGGATGTTTATAGTTCACAGATAGTGAAGTTTGATTCTTATTACGTGAAAAAGTATTTGCTTTGTCCAATGGACGATAAGCAGAAATTGGTCgcaaaaatatatgatCCTATAATGGCGAACAGAGTCCATGATAAATACATATCCAGCCGTGAAGAAGTGATGGAACAATGCCTCGAAAACTATAATTCTGAGAGGAGTTTTTGCGAGGTATTAGCCAACGATCCAGAATTCAATAGTTGTTACGTGCCCCATAGAAGAGGATACCTCAAAGTCACCGTTGACAAATATTATCTAGCCCAGGGaagatttaatttgttcaaatttatcGATACCGTTCCTATGCCACGAGATAACGAAACGTACATGAAGGCTAAAAAGCAATTGGAAATCATACATCGTAATGGAATCGTTCATGGAGACATACGGGATGCTAATATCCTATACACTAAGAACggcaaaatattcatcattgattttgcaaattcCGTTTTAGAAAATGAGTCCACAGATTACATGAATAAGAAAACAGATTTGTCAGAATTGGAATTTATTTTTAGGAATAACAAGGGTGGTTTTGAGTGA
- a CDS encoding DEHA2C03938p (no similarity): protein MNSSISIGSLLLQHPLYQATEKCIDREITDTYKYLDFYSTWNSSILDYETIIRELFKVDENELKAFILEGDHGMKYNKLVCSQEILMENNSAKKFLRFILALPMLEYEIQKTRQSTSSGSPSCNMFDKSLSKFKYNGDCFSKIGDDEILNTIQTIITSSTVEKLVKGLQRFAFHDYKLLSQRNDRELTYKSEFKEYLVEPICMLLVKTFALDAEVKYVIGSPGNVKYHVWSDILIVRGFDVFCAIEVKNFPILSNYDSESTGITADILSQNKIPDFMRQLIVQMVYYKTNMGVLTDAYDAILVEIDLDYFDKYRQNFVPSKGAKVIPLRYRVLNCLSSAPTLREGLMHFFFKAIVDDDALKLKQERMLVFKKYLRNTPKEYEEELSSVGYSSDPTESSFGSRPSTRETNMSEPLASVVEEEIGEEQQVDLDETEDVYMQKGDVYSSQIVKFDSYYVKKYLLCPMDDKQKLVAKIYDPIMANRVHDKYISSREEVMEQCLENYNSERSFCEVLANDPEFNSCYVPHRRGYLKVTVDKYYLAQGRFNLFKFIDTVPMPRDTKTYMKAKKQLEIIHRNGIVHGDIRDANILYTKDGKIFIIDFANSVLQNESTDYMKKKTDLSELEFIFRNNKGGFE from the coding sequence atgaattcttcaatcaGTATTGGTTCTCTCTTATTGCAACACCCCTTATATCAAGCAACAGAAAAATGCATTGATAGAGAAATTACTGATACTTATAAGTATCTAGATTTCTACTCTACATGGAATCTGTCCATATTAGATTATGAAACAATCATCCGGGAGCTATTCAAAgtagatgaaaatgaactAAAAGCATTCATTCTAGAAGGTGATCATGGGATGAAATACAATAAGTTGGTTTGTTCTCAAGAAATCTTGATGGAAAATAATTCTGCAAAGAAATTTTTACGCTTCATTCTAGCGCTTCCCATGCTTGAATATGAAATCCAAAAAACCCGTCAGTCTACTAGCAGTGGTTCCCCATCATGCAATATGTTTGACAAAAGTCTttctaaattcaaatataatggTGATTGTTTTTCCAAAATTGGTGACGACGAGATATTGAATACAATTCAAACTATAATAACATCATCCACGGTCGAAAAGTTAGTTAAGGGCCTTCAGCGCTTTGCGTTTCACGATTATAAGTTGCTTAGTCAAAGAAACGACAGAGAACTTACCTACAAACTGGAATTTAAAGAGTATTTAGTGGAACCAATATGCATGTTATTGGTTAAAACATTTGCATTAGATGCAGAAGTCAAATATGTTATTGGTTCTCCAGGTAATGTAAAATATCATGTTTGGTCTGATATATTGATTGTAAGGGGCTTTGATGTCTTTTGTGCAATAGAGGTTAAGAATTTCCCTATACTATCGAATTACGACAGCGAAAGTACTGGAATAACAGCAGATATTTTGAGCCAGAATAAAATTCCTGACTTTATGAGGCAACTAATTGTTCAGATGGTATATTATAAGACAAATATGGGAGTTCTCACAGATGCATATGATGCTATTTTAGTGGAAATAGatcttgattattttgataagtaTAGGCAAAATTTTGTGCCTTCTAAAGGAGCCAAGGTTATACCACTCAGGTACAGAGTGTTAAATTGTCTATCTTCTGCACCTACGTTACGAGAAGGGCTAATGCACTTTTTCTTCAAGGCTATTGTTGATGACGATGCTTTAAAACTTAAGCAGGAAAGAATGCTAGtttttaaaaaatatttgcGTAATACGCCtaaagaatatgaagaGGAACTCCTGTCCGTGGGGTATAGTAGTGACCCAACTGAAAGCTCATTCGGCAGTCGCCCAAGCACAAGAGAAACAAATATGTCTGAACCTTTGGCTTCTGTCgtagaagaagaaataggAGAAGAACAACAAGTAGATCTTGATGAGACCGAGGATGTATACATGCAAAAAGGGGATGTTTATAGTTCACAGATAGTGAAGTTTGATTCTTATTACGTGAAAAAGTATTTGCTTTGTCCAATGGACGATAAGCAGAAATTGGTCgcaaaaatatatgatCCTATAATGGCGAACAGAGTCCATGATAAATACATATCCAGCCGTGAAGAAGTGATGGAACAATGCCTCGAAAACTATAATTCTGAGAGGAGTTTTTGCGAGGTATTAGCCAACGATCCAGAATTCAATAGTTGTTACGTGCCCCATAGAAGAGGATACCTCAAAGTCACCGTTGACAAATATTATCTAGCCCAGGGaagatttaatttgttcaaatttatcGATACCGTTCCTATGCCACGAGATACAAAAACGTACATGAAGGCTAAGAAGCAATTGGAAATCATACATCGTAATGGAATCGTTCATGGAGACATACGAGATGCTAATATCCTATACACTAAGGACggcaaaatattcatcattgattttgcaaattcCGTTTTACAAAATGAGTCCACAGATTAcatgaagaagaaaacagaTTTGTCAGAATTGGAATTTATTTTTAGGAATAACAAGGGTGGTTTTGAGTGA
- a CDS encoding DEHA2C03960p (similar to CA0040|IPF15632 Candida albicans) → MHMLRENNNTGNTFAASSPNDSSSPADVDNSMNSNAGTGVKPKTPLKKEELEKIAKQLKKKLSKATIAAKQSLSPANVRVGAMPKSSPLKNYNKNFESSPHGGILSSSPTHLYSPNGKSPTQMKSSAAVYLSSSPLKRRASETSELADSPTKKKGPRDSDDKDERQPQMILQAVDETPSTPPRNMTTLKPSPSLTTSKQQMTPILQKRRSSVGTPNVLLRTPTQTRPSTNGEGQDEEGADLLMYLASSPSPAKPYLSNTPRSKADFHSASHHHDIHPPASAPSSSVSHKAPSSFIVPPPPLTPKRHITASAKTPQSRLTPSVNLFNNLSVNNGGLPSSGLTLTPAGFNMNDYVNFFTPSPGSANMNSNSNNLSKAFLKTPDFNTIVTSNKQRVDGKMINFDKVGLFGGNNNDTTKE, encoded by the coding sequence ATGCATATGCTTAGGGAAAATAATAACACGGGAAATACATTTGCAGCTTCGTCACCCAACGATTCGTCTTCACCGGCAGATGTCGACAATtcgatgaattcaaatgcTGGTACAGGGGTGAAGCCTAAAACTCCGCtaaagaaggaagaattggaaaaaaTTGCTAAGCAGTTGAAAAAGAAGCTTTCGAAGGCGACAATAGCGGCGAAACAGTCATTGTCACCAGCCAATGTTCGGGTGGGAGCGATGCCCAAATCGAGTccattgaaaaattataataagaATTTTGAGTCGTCACCACACGGAGGAATATTATCATCGTCACCGACACACTTGTACTCGCCGAACGGAAAATCTCCTACGCAGATGAAGAGTCTGGCAGCGGTGTATTTGTCGTCGTCGCCGTTAAAGAGAAGGGCCAGTGAGACGAGCGAGCTTGCAGATTCGCCCACGAAGAAGAAGGGACCCAGAGATAGTGATGATAAGGATGAACGTCAACCACAGATGATTTTGCAGGCGGTGGATGAGACGCCGCTGACTCCACCGAGGAATATGACCACGTTGAAGCCATCACCGTCGTTGACGACGTCCAAACAGCAAATGACGCCGATTTTGCAGAAAAGACGCTCGAGTGTGGGCACTCCAAACGTGCTTTTGCGCACACCTACCCAGACGAGGCCTAGCACCAATGGAGAAGGCCAAGACGAAGAAGGTGCCGATCTCTTGATGTATTTGGCATCGTCACCATCGCCAGCAAAACCATATCTTTCCAATACACCACGTTCCAAGGCCGATTTCCATCTGGCTAGCCACCACCACGATATTCATCCACCTGCATCGGCACCAAGCTCAAGCGTATCACATAAGGCCCCATCGTCATTCATTGttccaccaccaccactCACCCCAAAACGTCATATTACCGCGTCTGCAAAGACCCCTCAGAGCAGGTTGACCCCATCCGTAAACCTTTTCAACAATCTATCTGTTAATAATGGGGGCTTGCCGTCCTCTGGGTTAACGTTGACTCCTGCAGGATTCAACATGAATGATTAcgtcaatttcttcacTCCATCACCAGGAAGTGCAAACATGAACTCAAACAGCAATAACTTGAGCAAagcatttttgaaaaccCCCGATTTCAATACAATCGTCACCTCCAATAAACAAAGAGTAGACGGTAAGATGATCAATTTCGACAAGGTGGGTCTATTTGGaggaaataataatgatactACAAAAGAGTGA
- a CDS encoding DEHA2C03982p (weakly similar to uniprot|P53954 Saccharomyces cerevisiae YNL048W ALG11 Alpha-1 2-mannosyltransferase), which translates to MGYLVVIGVIACVAYGILQVVSTVLPRLLLVPSQNWQDKIKKEIEQPMVRYLKVGNKRSSYRRRLVLASKQPSFYTNFVNNKIKVASVDSQNDEGEFLAEMKKRDVRDPQRKIIYGFFHPYANNGGGGERVLWQAVQATLATSDRNIVAIYTTNYESDPTSILDKVEAKFQISRLDEDRIVFVYLRKYARLIDGDYWKRFTLIGQLFGSMVLSWEAMFELSPDVWIDTIGLPGSYLLVSLVLKIPIMSYVHYPIIQPEMFNKLKFQGLSQIRVPKLSEIKTDVFSIGKLIYWSGVFYFYKYLGSLVNITLANGSWTFNHISNIWTINKDEAGYEMDILYPPCGTETLTKNVETLGSRENKLLFIAQFRPEKRHSLILRQYSKFLVNATSIGTPLKNIPTLVFLGSCRTPDDTKTLHDLKQEVDDLELNGYVEFVVDCSYEDIMVWLSKVKFGLNAMWNEHFGIGVVEYMSRGVIPLCHASAGPLLDIVTNWDNEPTSVSWYNNTGFFFKDKSDPDFDLSLQSDTASEFLQFSSRDNKDSTSTYPTLARLLDELFITNPDLISETRLQSMRENGVKSVLEKFSNGVFTLKWMQYSNQLGDLEKSYREERRSGIEKVY; encoded by the coding sequence ATGGGATATTTGGTGGTCATTGGAGTTATAGCATGTGTTGCATACGGAATATTGCAGGTGGTCTCGACGGTATTACCACGGTTGTTGTTGGTTCCATCGCAGAATTGGCAGgataaaataaagaagGAAATAGAACAGCCAATGGTGAGATATTTGAAGGTTGGGAATAAGAGGTCGAGTTACAGGCGGCGGCTTGTGCTTGCAAGCAAGCAGCCGTCATTTTACACTAATTTTGTGAATAACAAGATCAAGGTGGCGCTGGTGGACCTGCAAAACGACGAGGGAGAGTTTCTAGCCGAGATGAAGAAGCGCGATGTCCGGGACCCTCAGCGGAAGATTATCTATGGGTTTTTCCATCCGTATGCCAACAACGGCGGTGGGGGCGAGAGGGTGTTATGGCAGGCGGTGCAGGCTACATTGGCGACTAGCGACCGGAATATTGTGGCCATATATACCACTAATTACGAAAGCGACCCCACGCTGATCTTGGATAAAGTGGAGGCCAAGTTCCAGATTTCTCGTTTGGACGAAGACCGTATTGTGTTTGTTTATTTGCGGAAATACGCCCGGTTGATCGATGGGGATTACTGGAAACGGTTCACGTTGATCGGGCAGCTATTTGGGTCCATGGTGTTGTCATGGGAGGCGATGTTCGAATTATCTCCTGACGTGTGGATTGATACCATTGGGTTACCTGGAAGCTATTTGTTGGTGAGCTTGGTGTTGAAGATTCCAATCATGAGCTACGTGCATTACCCTATCATCCAGCCAGAAATGTTCAATAAGTTGAAATTCCAGGGCTTATCGCAAATACGGGTGCCCAAATTGAGTGAGATCAAGACCGATGTATTTTCTATTGGGAAATTGATTTACTGGTCTGGCGTATTTTACttctataaatatttgGGGTCTTTGGTCAATATCACGTTGGCAAATGGCTCTTGGACATTCAACCACATTTCCAACATCTGGACAATAAATAAGGATGAAGCAGGCTACGAGATGGACATTTTATATCCTCCGTGTGGAACTGAAACGCTAACGAAGAACGTAGAAACATTGGGATCCagagaaaataaattactATTTATCGCCCAATTCAGGCCTGAAAAGCGTCATTCGTTAATATTGCGTCAGTACTCAAAGTTTTTAGTCAATGCAACTAGCATAGGCACTCCATTAAAGAACATACCCACATTGGTTTTCCTTGGCTCCTGCCGTACTCCAGATGATACTAAAACGCTCCATGACTTGAAACAAGAAGTTGACGATTTGGAACTAAATGGATATGTCGAATTTGTGGTAGACTGTTCTTACGAAGATATAATGGTATGGCTTTCAAAGGTGAAATTTGGACTCAATGCGATGTGGAATGAACATTTTGGTATCGGAGTAGTCGAATATATGAGTCGTGGCGTTATTCCATTATGTCACGCCTCTGCGGGACCATTATTAGATATAGTAACTAACTGGGACAATGAACCAACATCTGTTTCGTGGTACAACAATACAggatttttcttcaaagaCAAGTCTGATCCCGACTTCGATTTGAGCTTGCAATCAGATACCGCACTGGAATTCCTACAATTTTCCAGCCGCGATAACAAGGACTCTACCAGCACATACCCAACACTTGCGAGGTTACTTGACGAGTTATTCATAACAAACCCGGACTTGATTTCAGAAACTAGGTTGCAATCAATGAGAGAGAATGGCGTAAAATCGGTTTTAGAGAAATTTTCTAACGGTGTTTTTACCTTAAAGTGGATGCAATACTCTAATCAGTTAGGTGATTTAGAAAAGTCATATCGAGAGGAAAGAAGAAGTggtattgaaaaagtgTATTAA